The genomic stretch CTTGGATGAGCGCAACAACGCATCTATTCCTCGGCGGAAGATGTCATAGCGATTAAGACCAACGGTAGCCCGAATGGTCTCGGCGGAAGGCAGCCTGTGAAGCTGGAGAAGGCACCTAGAAGGGTTAGTGCTTGTCTCACTCCCCGCGGCGGCGAGGTGGGGGATGCCGCGAAGGCTAGGTGCAGTGTCGACGAGGCGGCCAGGCCCACGATCTATTGTCCATGGTTGATAGAAGGAGGATTGCTACAGGCCGACCTGGTCGGCTCGTGCCAGGTGCCGCCCATCCCACCAACCAGGTCGGGTAGGCTGGGTCGTGGCCCATTACCCTGAGGTAcgattcttttttttgtttttttatgtttcttttctgttaataatattttatttttcaaaatctaacaccttttaaaaatattttttcgaGATTTTTGAaatatgaatatttttaaatttgagtagttttaaaatttgaacgatttcaaaatttgaacatttttaaaaaatgaatAGTTTATATTTTTAACATATTCGGAAATTatattattttcaaaatttgaatttttttacaatttgaacaatttttagatttgaacaattcTAAAATTTGAACGAATTGTAAAATCTTaataattcaaaaaatcaaaatttgaacaatttttaaagctAACCATTTTTTAACCaaccaaatttcaaatttgaacattttttagatttaatttttttatttaaacagtttttagatttgaacaattttcagatttaaacaattttcaaatttgaactttttaattgcaaaaaaataaaaaaaaattatttgttttattttaacatttttaaaccctataaaaaataaaaaacgaaacagaaataaaaacataATAACAGAAAAAATGGTTAGAAAAAAAGAAAGTGGCCGAACCCGAACTGGGTTGGTATGTACCACGCGGCGGTGTGCGGCGCGTATGCGCCAACATGTTCAGTGTATAGGAATGGCAGACAGAAGGTAATATGTACCCACATCGGAAGGATATGCATGGCCCCAGCGCTAGGGGGTGTGGCCGGCCATAAGGTAATAACCAAGAATCAATATACGGAACCGTTTTTTCCCCGTCCGCTCTCACGAGGCGGTGGCGGAGATCCAATTTCCTAATCTTCGGCCAGGGCGTTCCCTCGGGCCGGGTTTCCTCTCCCTCTGCTTGCCGCTCTGGCGGTGGCATGAGGAAGGGGGAATCTCGTTCCTCCGTTCTGACCTAATAGTTAGGGTTAGTTTTTGTCTTCTATGGTGCGTcgctggggtggtgggagcggcgcccggaTAAATAAATCTGCCACAACTTCACTTCCACACcagcggcgtctcggagttgttggtaacgtgtgcttgtcgatctttcaggtcggcagcttggtcttctcgtcgttcttcagatctggcgagatctgtttctcgacgtgtcactggcgtttgtcgttgtccacggcggcggccgggggccgggcgaggtggttcttccggAGCGAAGAtgatggtccggaggtggtggttatgtcgttcttctcagacttcgtcgatgggaggcggcgtatcttggtccaagacagcacggggacgtcccccggtcgacgtgccacatcgacatgtgcctcgctgcttgcagcagacctgttcatcgactcacaaagtctCGTTagcgatggtgcttttttggatcttgcaaaggtggaggctcggcgtctcttcttgcgttcgtctcggcatcgttggaattggacggcggccgttggctacggtggttgcaggaaaccctagggatcgttttgtatttctcgatcttttaggattttatcagcaaattcaggataatcattttatcccggtttgtcttttagtttccacatgtgttgcttcatgtaacttggtgtttgattaatgaaatatgtggttgctctcaaaaaaaaaaaaaaagccctaTGGGGTGCGGGAATAGCAGCCGCTCGATAGATTTTTAACGTCGCGCACGGATGGTCGCACGCGTGCGTGACAGGCAAGCCCCGTCGTGATGATCCGACTCCGTGTCCAAATACTCCGGCCGGAGAGCCGTCCAAGATTTGCTAATATCTACACGGCCCCAGAGGTCCATAACAGTAGATCGCGAACTGGACCGATCATGGCGCCGCAGCCGGCCGCGGCGCTTCCCCAAGACGTCCTCGCGGAGGTCCTCCGGCGCCTCGCGCCGCTCGTCCTGGCCGCGTCCCGGCGGGTCTGCAGGGCGTGGCGCGACACCGTCGACGCCCGCCTGCGACGCCACCTGCTCTCGCGCTCGGTGCGCGGCATCTTCATCAACTTCACCGGCCATGACTTCTCGGAGTTCTTCTCCCGTCCCTCCACGGGGCCGACGATCTGCGGAGGGCTCGACTTCCTGCCTACCAAAGGCGTCAAGGTCACGGATCACTGCAACGGGCTCCTGCTCTGCGGCGATCGAGAGCGCGACTACGTCGTCAACCCGGCCACACGGCAGTGGGCGCGTCTGCCCCAACGTCCTCCGCCGCATATGCCGGGGTTCAGCCAGAGCGCCTACCTCGCGTTCGATCCCGCCGTGTCGCCACACTATGAGGTTTTCCTCATCCCGCGCCTGCCAGATCCCGACAAATCGGACGACAAGGCCTTGCTTGAATCGGAGTGGCCTCCCGCCCTCTATGTACTGCATGTGTTTTCCTCGACGGCCGGTCAGTGGGGAGAGAAGACCTTTCTTCGCGAAGGGGAGGCCGCAGGGATCGTCGGTGACATGGATTTCGATCCATGGTACCATCTGTATCATGCCGTCTACTGGCGAAGCACGCTCTACATCCATTGCCAACATGGCTATCTTACCAGGTATATATAGCTACATCTCCTCAGTCGTCATTCTCCTCTATCTTATAATCTAACAAAAAAATATAAGATTCACTCCTGCTGTTATTCGTCAAATTATGCAGAATGTCCTTGTCAGACCACACGTACAAAGTAATTGAACTACCGGCTCCCGATGAGATGAGAGGAAATGACTACCATTTAGGGAGATCGTTGAGAGGGGTCTATTGCGCAAAACATAATTACTGTAACATGCTTCAGCTTTGGCACCTCGATGAATCACACCATCAAACTGAATGGGTGTTCAATTACGATATCGATCTTAGCACTCTTGAACGCAGGTTCCACAATTATCGTAAGAGGTTTGGGGTGGACTCTACTCAACAAATAGGCAAACCGTGGATCCTTCAGGACGTTAACAACCGCAAGATCAGGGAGGAATATCATAATGGACGTTACAGACCACCCGTGGAAGAGAAATATGACTGGAACTCTGATGAGGATAACTTTCTTTACATTGAAGATGTTGTTGAAGGGGTGTATTATAGTGGAAGTTCACATTTCCTTGGATTCCACCCCTATAAGGAGATTGTCTATTTTGAATTACATAGGGGAAGAGGAGTGGCCTATGACTGGAATAGCTCAAAATTCCAGGACTTGGGCTGTTCAGAACCAACAGATAACCATTACTTCGAAGAAGGGACAACCGTATCTTTCCCATACACGCCTTGTTGGATGGGCGAGTTTCCTGGAAACGAATTCGAATCTCTACTTGAAGAGGAGGAGATAGCTAGAAAAAAGTCAGAACTGGAAGCTCAACTTGAAGATCACTCCAACTTTTCTTGTGCGGACGAGTACGAGTTGCGCAAGTTCAGTGGGCGCGCCAAGAGGGACAAGAACTCGGTCACCAAACTTCGTCGTAGACGCCGCATCACAGCTCGGTAGGAACCCACCTTCACCAACATGAAGGTCAAGGCAACCAAGTTCGACCTTGGCAAGGTCACCAAGGAGATCGTCCCTGGATCTAGGTTGAATGagcaggtacatgcaaataatttGAAATACCAACTTGAAGATGTGCACATATCGGACAGCGCACTCATGTTTGAGGCCATGCACTTGCAACTTTTCGTGTACCTTGCATTTGCTTGGGCCAAGCCAACCATGTCTACCAGTAATTTTGAAGGACCCTGCGGTGTAGTTTATTTATTATATACATGAAGAGTAAATAGTGCACATTCAAGCTTTTTTTTTTACCTGTGGGTGTGTGGATCGAGACTAGATTGGCAAACAGTTATTGGAGGAAAGAAACTAGACTTGTAGAATTACTGAACAGTTATGATACATACATAAAAGCACAACCCAGTTCACTGTTTACACCATCCACTAATTACTGAAGTATactaaataaataaaaccagCACAGCTCAATAGTCTTAATTCAACAA from Lolium rigidum isolate FL_2022 chromosome 4, APGP_CSIRO_Lrig_0.1, whole genome shotgun sequence encodes the following:
- the LOC124707673 gene encoding putative F-box/kelch-repeat protein At1g15680, with translation MAPQPAAALPQDVLAEVLRRLAPLVLAASRRVCRAWRDTVDARLRRHLLSRSVRGIFINFTGHDFSEFFSRPSTGPTICGGLDFLPTKGVKVTDHCNGLLLCGDRERDYVVNPATRQWARLPQRPPPHMPGFSQSAYLAFDPAVSPHYEVFLIPRLPDPDKSDDKALLESEWPPALYVLHVFSSTAGQWGEKTFLREGEAAGIVGDMDFDPWYHLYHAVYWRSTLYIHCQHGYLTRMSLSDHTYKVIELPAPDEMRGNDYHLGRSLRGVYCAKHNYCNMLQLWHLDESHHQTEWVFNYDIDLSTLERRFHNYRKRFGVDSTQQIGKPWILQDVNNRKIREEYHNGRYRPPVEEKYDWNSDEDNFLYIEDVVEGVYYSGSSHFLGFHPYKEIVYFELHRGRGVAYDWNSSKFQDLGCSEPTDNHYFEEGTTVSFPYTPCWMGEFPGNEFESLLEEEEIARKKSELEAQLEDHSNFSCADEYELRKFSGRAKRDKNSVTKLRRRRRITAR